The Kordia sp. SMS9 genome window below encodes:
- a CDS encoding peptide MFS transporter, whose product MTNSEKQVQQKEIFGHPVGLYVLFLTEMWERFSYYGMRGLLSLYMAAELVGDDRGPGLGWTDAEAIKLYGWYTMLVYVMSIPGGMIADKFIGQKKSVLIGAIILVLGHGTLAIEEMWAFYTGLILIILGVGMLKPNISTMVGGLYKPGDIRRDKGFSIFYIGINTGSLLATTIVGLVVAKWGWHAGFGLAGIGMLFGLLVYVWGQKYLVHVGNKTEESEKKDQVSLSEVFKNLIASPMHLAIVVVLIAVSVYYAGFVMTGVDHWGYAALFVFLSLVVGMLMMIYKSLRSQVEKDRFLVVLLSFLLVIVFWGAFEQAGGLMNLYAENKTNRMLFGWEVPTIWFQSLNAGFIILFAVTVANYWAKRKLKNKEASSLFKMATGTIIMGLGFVFMVFAVRDFNENGSSGMYWLVLAYFFHTIGELCSSPVSLSFVTKLAPVRYASLMMGLYFASTGLGNKVAGILGENASEYGEYTIFVSITIFTVIFGLLVITILKPLKRLTHGAEDNEGTFNEEAEGFELADGEN is encoded by the coding sequence ATGACAAACTCAGAAAAACAAGTCCAACAAAAAGAAATATTTGGACATCCAGTCGGACTATACGTTTTGTTTTTAACGGAAATGTGGGAACGCTTTTCCTATTACGGAATGCGAGGACTTTTATCTCTTTACATGGCAGCAGAACTAGTAGGAGACGACAGAGGTCCAGGATTAGGCTGGACAGATGCTGAAGCCATAAAATTATACGGATGGTATACCATGCTTGTATATGTAATGTCGATTCCAGGCGGAATGATAGCAGATAAATTTATCGGTCAAAAAAAATCAGTACTTATTGGGGCAATCATTTTAGTGTTAGGTCATGGAACTTTGGCAATTGAAGAAATGTGGGCTTTTTACACAGGATTAATTTTAATCATACTAGGAGTTGGAATGCTAAAACCAAATATCTCTACGATGGTAGGAGGCTTATACAAGCCAGGCGATATCCGAAGAGATAAAGGATTTAGTATCTTCTATATCGGAATCAACACAGGTTCGTTATTGGCAACAACAATTGTAGGATTGGTAGTCGCAAAATGGGGATGGCACGCAGGATTTGGTCTTGCAGGAATTGGAATGTTATTCGGCTTGCTCGTATACGTGTGGGGACAAAAATATTTAGTTCATGTAGGAAACAAAACGGAAGAGAGTGAAAAGAAAGATCAGGTTTCGCTATCAGAAGTATTTAAAAATTTAATTGCATCACCAATGCATTTAGCAATAGTAGTGGTGTTAATTGCAGTATCTGTTTACTATGCTGGATTTGTAATGACAGGCGTTGATCATTGGGGATATGCAGCATTGTTTGTATTCCTATCACTTGTAGTAGGAATGTTAATGATGATCTACAAAAGCCTACGTTCTCAAGTAGAAAAAGATCGTTTCTTAGTTGTATTATTGTCATTCCTTTTAGTAATTGTTTTCTGGGGAGCTTTTGAGCAAGCTGGAGGATTAATGAATCTGTACGCAGAAAACAAAACAAACAGGATGCTATTTGGATGGGAAGTTCCTACTATATGGTTTCAAAGTTTAAATGCAGGATTTATCATACTATTTGCTGTTACGGTAGCAAATTATTGGGCTAAAAGAAAATTAAAAAACAAAGAAGCATCTTCTTTATTCAAAATGGCAACAGGAACCATCATCATGGGATTAGGTTTTGTGTTCATGGTTTTTGCAGTAAGAGACTTCAATGAAAATGGTTCTTCAGGAATGTATTGGTTAGTATTAGCATATTTCTTCCATACCATTGGTGAATTATGTTCATCGCCAGTATCACTATCATTTGTGACTAAATTAGCACCAGTTCGCTATGCTTCTTTAATGATGGGATTATACTTTGCATCCACAGGATTAGGAAACAAAGTAGCAGGAATCTTAGGAGAAAACGCTTCTGAATATGGTGAATACACAATCTTTGTAAGCATCACTATTTTTACAGTCATTTTTGGATTGCTTGTCATTACGATATTAAAACCGTTAAAACGTTTAACGCATGGAGCTGAAGATAATGAAGGAACTTTCAATGAAGAAGCGGAAGGTTTTGAATTAGCTGATGGTGAAAATTAA